A single Brienomyrus brachyistius isolate T26 chromosome 11, BBRACH_0.4, whole genome shotgun sequence DNA region contains:
- the si:cabz01068815.1 gene encoding solute carrier family 51 subunit beta codes for MSSTWILICFLIQEAGSFMIYNSIHSLCLQDSPWNHTLQLEHCDLNADLQQWLWKDQQMLENKVTRTCLSSQQDSPVLTAPCDGSDVLLWQCQDSRLMNRDRSLELTTDGSRLFLARGNKLSKWKSIEIGDICKERQRPKRASDDSDHLRAPDDEPLMTLEQREFLRWYYRTEDTSSWRYAMLALSYGALLIGCGLLVTGLTNNRNRKQARVQATEGQELQKMTVVRQVDGPPAERHQSEDPTFMCGEKNGLTVNPGLREEDV; via the exons aTGTCCTCCACTTGGATTCTGATATGTTTCCTCATACAAG AGGCAGGAAGCTTTATGATCTACAACAGCATTCACAGCTTGTGTTTGCAAGACTCTCCGTGGAACCACACTCTGCAGTTAGAGCACTGTGACCTCAATGCCGACCTTCAGCAATGGCTCTGGAAAGACCAGCAGATGTTGGAGAATAAGGTCACGAGGACGTGCCTATCTTCGCAGCAGGACAGCCCTGTCCTCACTGCTCCGTGTGATGGCAGTGATGTCCTCCTCTGGCAGTGCCAAGACAGTCGGCTCATGAACCGCGACAGATCCTTGGAGCTCACCACCGACGGAAGCCGCCTCTTCCTGGCCAGAGGCAACAAACTGTCCAAATGGAAATCCATTGAAATTGGCGACATTTGCAAGGAGCGTCAAC GACCAAAAAGGGCTTCTGATGACTCCGACCACTTGAGGGCGCCGGATGATGAACCCCTCATGACCCTTGAGCAGAGAGAGTTCCTTCGATGGTATTATCGCACAGAGGACA CGTCTTCCTGGAGGTACGCCATGCTGGCTCTGTCCTATGGGGCCCTCCTCATTGGCTGCGGGCTTCTAGTCACAGGACTAACAAACAACAG GAACAGAAAGCAGGCAAGAGTCCAGGCCACAGAAGGGCAGGAGCTTCAGAAAATGACGGTGGTCAGGCAGGTTGACGGGCCCCCAGCCGAAAGGCACCAATCAGAGGATCCGAcattcatgtgtggggagaAGAATGGGCTGACCGTGAACCCTGGGCTTCGAGAAGAGGACGTCTGA
- the rasl12 gene encoding ras-like protein family member 12 isoform X1 — MSLMFGRSRGFSAASAPDRGRTECNIAVLGMTGSGKSALTVKFLTRRFISEYDPNLEDTYASEEVVDQQPVLLKIMDTADQDGPANCERYLTWASAFLVVYSIDNLRSFETCQQYLDVLSLQSKGLHPETPIILLGNKLDMERHRQVSKSDAVSLASKYGCLFFEVSACADYPPVQHVFHEAVREARRESEAGLASRPLFISEDKQVAAVTPGLPLTACLRELPAPATAKLVTVKSSRAQSKRRAPTLTLLKGFKIF, encoded by the exons ATGTCCTTAATGTTTGGGAGATCTCGGGGATTTAGCGCTGCCTCCGCTCCCGACCGAGGGCGAACCGAGTGTAACATCGCCGTGCTGGGAATGACGGGATCTGGGAAATCAG CCTTGACCGTAAAGTTCCTCACCAGGCGATTCATCAGCGAGTATGACCCCAACCTTG AAGACACATATGCCTCTGAAGAGGTGGTGGATCAACAACCCGTCCTCCTGAAAATTATGGACACTGCTGACCAG GACGGGCCAGCAAACTGTGAGCGATACCTGACCTGGGCGAGCGCCTTCCTGGTGGTCTACAGCATCGACAATCTGCGCAGCTTTGAAACCTGCCAGCAGTACCTGGATGTTCTGAGTCTCCAATCTAAGGGCCTCCACCCTGAGACCCCCATCATCCTGCTGGGGAATAAGCTGGACATGGAGAGACACAG acaggtgagcaaaTCTGACGCGGTGAGCCTGGCCTCGAAATACGGCTGCCTGTTCTTCGAGGTGTCTGCCTGCGCCGATTACCCCCCGGTGCAGCACGTCTTTCACGAGGCGGTGCGAGAGGCACggagggagtcggaggcggGTCTGGCCTCGCGGCCACTCTTCATCAGCGAGGACAAGCAAGTGGCTGCCGTGACTCCCGGCCTGCCCCTCACCGCCTGCCTCCGGGAGCTGCCTGCCCCAGCCACGGCCAAGCTGGTCACCGTCAAGTCTTCGCGGGCTCAGAGCAAGCGCCGCGCCCCCACGCTCACCCTACTCAAAGGCTTCAAGATCTTCTGA
- the rasl12 gene encoding ras-like protein family member 12 isoform X2, whose amino-acid sequence MSLMFGRSRGFSAASAPDRGRTECNIAVLGMTGSGKSALTVKFLTRRFISEYDPNLDTYASEEVVDQQPVLLKIMDTADQDGPANCERYLTWASAFLVVYSIDNLRSFETCQQYLDVLSLQSKGLHPETPIILLGNKLDMERHRQVSKSDAVSLASKYGCLFFEVSACADYPPVQHVFHEAVREARRESEAGLASRPLFISEDKQVAAVTPGLPLTACLRELPAPATAKLVTVKSSRAQSKRRAPTLTLLKGFKIF is encoded by the exons ATGTCCTTAATGTTTGGGAGATCTCGGGGATTTAGCGCTGCCTCCGCTCCCGACCGAGGGCGAACCGAGTGTAACATCGCCGTGCTGGGAATGACGGGATCTGGGAAATCAG CCTTGACCGTAAAGTTCCTCACCAGGCGATTCATCAGCGAGTATGACCCCAACCTTG ACACATATGCCTCTGAAGAGGTGGTGGATCAACAACCCGTCCTCCTGAAAATTATGGACACTGCTGACCAG GACGGGCCAGCAAACTGTGAGCGATACCTGACCTGGGCGAGCGCCTTCCTGGTGGTCTACAGCATCGACAATCTGCGCAGCTTTGAAACCTGCCAGCAGTACCTGGATGTTCTGAGTCTCCAATCTAAGGGCCTCCACCCTGAGACCCCCATCATCCTGCTGGGGAATAAGCTGGACATGGAGAGACACAG acaggtgagcaaaTCTGACGCGGTGAGCCTGGCCTCGAAATACGGCTGCCTGTTCTTCGAGGTGTCTGCCTGCGCCGATTACCCCCCGGTGCAGCACGTCTTTCACGAGGCGGTGCGAGAGGCACggagggagtcggaggcggGTCTGGCCTCGCGGCCACTCTTCATCAGCGAGGACAAGCAAGTGGCTGCCGTGACTCCCGGCCTGCCCCTCACCGCCTGCCTCCGGGAGCTGCCTGCCCCAGCCACGGCCAAGCTGGTCACCGTCAAGTCTTCGCGGGCTCAGAGCAAGCGCCGCGCCCCCACGCTCACCCTACTCAAAGGCTTCAAGATCTTCTGA
- the LOC125704284 gene encoding kelch repeat and BTB domain-containing protein 13-like — translation MVEPSGCYELGSETRQPECGPGKRLRAAALKVRVEESVFLVDRALLLQHCEYFRALFRSGMRECGQEEIHLKGLSARGFLVMLSVLRGERPMLDADEIIDAAECAGFLQAEFLSRHLVNIINSDNCLLICQVGANYGIADLLHSGALFLRDSCRDLEGAASCLPKELLEYVESLTPSSYVTVGAHSPSVELLQDFVRTVCYLDEDEKDWKVLTDLPNEASTTMAGLTVLDNRLYIVGGVRDITNQVVDSCFCYDASADTWSTFACPHQPRYNLTLVGHDGYLYAIGGEYNRTVMSSVEMYDVSTSTWSQASPFPHPVSSAPSAKAMSRIFICSWKPMGATDIHEYLPGEDRWTLLTTLVRHQSYGHCMVAHRDNLYVMRNGPSDDFLRCVIDRFNLTTGQWTAMPGHYSNSKGSLFTAVVKGDSVFTFNRKMTLEYAIEDDAWKPRRQMRGFPRIGSFWTFSLRLPKPGNQPVRKNNNYQRFKNQSHAHPSSSLHCTL, via the coding sequence ATGGTGGAACCTAGCGGCTGCTATGAACTGGGAAGTGAAACCAGGCAGCCAGAATGTGGACCAGGGAAGCGTCTACGAGCGGCGGCTCTGAAGGTGAGAGTGGAGGAGAGCGTTTTCCTCGTCGACAGGGCCCTGCTGCTCCAGCACTGTGAGTACTTCCGAGCTCTCTTCCGGTCTGGAATGAGAGAGTGCGGCCAGGAGGAAATTCACCTGAAGGGTCTGAGCGCTCGCGGGTTCCTGGTCATGCTCAGCGTGCTGAGGGGCGAGCGGCCCATGCTGGACGCCGACGAGATCATTGATGCCGCGGAATGTGCCGGATTCCTCCAGGCGGAGTTTCTCTCCAGGCACCTCGTAAACATCATCAACTCTGACAACTGCCTGCTCATATGTCAAGTAGGAGCCAACTATGGGATAGCAGACCTCCTCCACAGTGGGGCGCTGTTTCTCCGAGACTCTTGCCGTGACCTGGAAGGGGCGGCCAGTTGTCTCCCCAAAGAGCTGTTGGAGTACGTTGAGTCTTTGACTCCCAGCTCCTACGTGACCGTTGGCGCCCACTCGCCGAGCGTCGAGCTGCTGCAGGACTTTGTGCGGACGGTGTGCTACCTGGATGAGGATGAGAAGGACTGGAAGGTTCTGACCGACTTGCCGAACGAAGCCAGCACCACCATGGCCGGCCTGACTGTCCTGGACAACAGGCTGTACATCGTCGGAGGGGTGCGTGATATTACCAACCAGGTGGTCGACTCGTGCTTCTGCTACGACGCCTCTGCCGACACGTGGAGTACGTTTGCCTGCCCCCACCAGCCTCGCTACAACCTCACGCTGGTGGGGCACGATGGTTACCTCTACGCCATCGGGGGGGAGTACAACAGGACGGTCATGTCCTCGGTGGAGATGTATGACGTCTCCACCAGCACTTGGTCCCAGGCCTCCCCATTTCCCCACCCCGTATCCAGCGCCCCGAGTGCCAAAGCGATGAGTCGGATCTTCATTTGCTCATGGAAGCCGATGGGTGCCACTGACATCCACGAGTACCTTCCCGGGGAAGACAGATGGACGCTCCTCACAACACTAGTGAGGCACCAGAGTTATGGCCACTGCATGGTGGCCCACAGGGACAACCTCTATGTAATGCGCAATGGGCCCTCAGATGACTTCTTGAGGTGTGTAATCGACCGCTTCAACCTCACCACGGGGCAGTGGACGGCCATGCCGGGTCACTACAGCAACAGCAAAGGCTCCCTGTTCACCGCGGTAGTGAAGGGTGACTCCGTTTTCACATTCAACCGGAAGATGACCCTGGAGTATGCCATCGAGGACGACGCATGGAAACCGAGAAGACAAATGCGGGGTTTTCCACGAATCGGCTCTTTCTGGACCTTTTCACTCAGGCTGCCGAAGCCTGGGAATCAGCCGGTGAGAAAGAACAACAACTATCAGAGGTTCAAGAACCAAAGTCATGCCCATCCCTCATCCTCCTTACACTGCACTCTTTGA
- the rasl12 gene encoding ras-like protein family member 12 isoform X3, translating to MTPTLDLKCARPVSEDTYASEEVVDQQPVLLKIMDTADQDGPANCERYLTWASAFLVVYSIDNLRSFETCQQYLDVLSLQSKGLHPETPIILLGNKLDMERHRQVSKSDAVSLASKYGCLFFEVSACADYPPVQHVFHEAVREARRESEAGLASRPLFISEDKQVAAVTPGLPLTACLRELPAPATAKLVTVKSSRAQSKRRAPTLTLLKGFKIF from the exons ATGACCCCAACCTTG gatTTGAAATGTGCCCGCCCTGTTTCAGAAGACACATATGCCTCTGAAGAGGTGGTGGATCAACAACCCGTCCTCCTGAAAATTATGGACACTGCTGACCAG GACGGGCCAGCAAACTGTGAGCGATACCTGACCTGGGCGAGCGCCTTCCTGGTGGTCTACAGCATCGACAATCTGCGCAGCTTTGAAACCTGCCAGCAGTACCTGGATGTTCTGAGTCTCCAATCTAAGGGCCTCCACCCTGAGACCCCCATCATCCTGCTGGGGAATAAGCTGGACATGGAGAGACACAG acaggtgagcaaaTCTGACGCGGTGAGCCTGGCCTCGAAATACGGCTGCCTGTTCTTCGAGGTGTCTGCCTGCGCCGATTACCCCCCGGTGCAGCACGTCTTTCACGAGGCGGTGCGAGAGGCACggagggagtcggaggcggGTCTGGCCTCGCGGCCACTCTTCATCAGCGAGGACAAGCAAGTGGCTGCCGTGACTCCCGGCCTGCCCCTCACCGCCTGCCTCCGGGAGCTGCCTGCCCCAGCCACGGCCAAGCTGGTCACCGTCAAGTCTTCGCGGGCTCAGAGCAAGCGCCGCGCCCCCACGCTCACCCTACTCAAAGGCTTCAAGATCTTCTGA